The window TTTGTGAACCTTGGTTCATGTGGGTTCATCCGAGAATCTCCATAGCTCACCCTCCCCCTACCCCCCTCCCGTCAAGGGAGGGGGAATTCACGTTAGCCTCCCTCTCCCCTTGCGGGAGGGCTGCAATTAAATTCCTTCCAAATTCCTCCCCCCTCTTTTGCGGGGGGAGGCAGGAGGGGGGCACGGGGGAGGGGGCCTCATTTCTTGCTTCTGACATCTTGCCTCTTGCTTCTAACTTCTATCCTATCTCCGGCCTCTTCTTATGCCACTCCGTAGCCTGCTCATAGCTATATGCTATCTGCAATATCTTCTCTTCATCAAAATGCCTGCCGAGTATCTGCAATCCAACAGGGAGGTCTTCTTTTGTAAATCCGCACGGTATCGAGATACCGGGAATCCCCGCAAGGTTTACTGATATTGTGAATATATCTGATAGATACATCTCAAGGGGGTTCTGTGTCTTCTCTCCGACCTTGAATGCAGGTGTCGGTGAAGTTGGTGTCAGTATGGCATCTACCTGTGTAAATGCCTTATCAAAATCCCCTTTTATCAGGGTCCTGACCTGCTGTGCCTTTTTGTAATAGGCATCATAATATCCTGCACTGAGGACATAAGTCCCAAGCATTATCCTCCTTTTGACTTCAGAACCGAATCCTTCATCCCTTGTCTTTTTGTACATATCAATCAGGTCAACCGCATCCTTTGCCCTGTAACCGTATTTGGCCCCGTCATATCTGGCAAGGTTGGAGCTTGCCTCTGCTGTAGCAATAATATAATAGACTGCAACTGCATATTCAGTATGCGGAAGGGAAATTTCAACTGTTTCAGCACCAAGCCCCTCAAGCACACTCAATGCCTTCTTCACACTATTTTCTATTGAAGGTGCAAGGCCGCCGATGAAATACTCACGCGGGATACCAAGTCTCATACCTTTTATATCACGCCCCAAAACACTGAGATAATCAGGCACAGGTTGATTAACAGAGGTGGAATCTTTACTGTCATGACCGCTTATGGCCTTTAACATTATTGCAGAATCAGTTACATCTTTTGTGATAGGTCCAATCTGGTCAAGTGATGAAGCAAATGCAATCAGGCCATAACGTGAAACACGACCATAAGTCGGTTTAAACCCCACTACACCGCATAGGGCCGCTGGCTGGCGTATTGAGCCTCCGGTATCAGAACCGAGTGCCGCAATACATTCATCTGCTGCAACCGCAGCAGCAGAGCCGCCGCTTGAGCCGCCCGGTACTCTTTCAATATCCCATGGGTTTCTTGTAGTCTGAAATGCCGAGTTCTCTGTTGAAGAGCCCATTGCAAACTCATCCATATTGGTCATGCCGGTATGAACATAACCTTCATTCTCAAGCCGGTTGATTACATTTGCATTATATGGCGGGATAAAATTATAAAGTATCTTTGAGGCACAGGTAGTCGGCACACCCTCTGTGCATAGATTATCTTTTATTGCAAGCGGAATACCTGTAAGATAGGGGACATTCCCTCCACTGCTTATTACTTTGTCCGCATGTTCTGCCTGTGCGAACGCCTTGTCTTCTGTTAGAAACTGATAAGCACGAACCTTATCATTAACCTCATGTATTCTATCATAGACAGATGCAGTAATCTCACGGGATGAGACCTCTCCTTTTTTCAGAAGATCATGAAGCTCATGTATTGTCAGACTATAAAGTTCCACGCGAATATCTCCATAGCTCACCCTCCCCACAAAGAGCACCTATGCCAATTTATCCCCTCCCCCTTGAGGGGGGAGGGTTAGGGTGGGGGTGAGCAACGGCATCCCATGCTTCATAGTCTCACCCTCCCCCTGACCCCCTCCCCTCAAGGGAGGGGGAATAATCTAAGCATCCCTCTCTTACGTCTTGCTTCTAACTTCTTACTTCTGCTCCCTGCTCATAACTTTGTGTCTGTCGAAACTATCTCATTCTTCTCATTCACAATAATTATCTTAGGTTTGTAAGTCTTCAGTTCCTCTTCACTATAGGATTCATAACAGAATATAACTATCTTATCCCCAGACAGTGCCTTTCTCGCTGTAGGGCCATTCAGGCACACCTGGCCGCTTCCACGCTGACCAAGGATAACATAAGTCTCAAACCGCTCACCATTATTCAGGTTTGACACCATAACCTGCTCATAAGGTAATATACCTGCGGCCTCAATCAGGTCTTCATCAATGGTAATACTCCCCTCATAACTAAGGTTAGCATCCGTCACTGTCGCCCTGTGTATCTTAGCCCTAAGCATCTTTCTCAGCAAAACCTGACCCTCCTGAATCTGTTTCTTACGTCTTGCCTCTTCATCTTTCTTTTTACTTCTAACTTCTTGCCTCTTACTTCTATCTTCGACTCCCTACTCAATCACCTTAGGCACCCTGAAAAACTCCTCCGTCCTGTCAGGTGCATTCCCAAGCGCCTTTCTTCTCTCTATTGATTCTGTAGTCTTATCCTCCCTCATCACATTTTTAACCGGCAATGCATGAGAAGTCGGTTCTACATCCTTCGTATCAAGTTCATTCAACTTTTCCACATAAGTAAGGATGTCGCTCAGTTGAACAGTAAACTGCTCCATCTC is drawn from Nitrospirota bacterium and contains these coding sequences:
- the gatC gene encoding Asp-tRNA(Asn)/Glu-tRNA(Gln) amidotransferase subunit GatC, translated to MKITRKEVEHVANLARLALKEEEMEQFTVQLSDILTYVEKLNELDTKDVEPTSHALPVKNVMREDKTTESIERRKALGNAPDRTEEFFRVPKVIE
- the gatA gene encoding Asp-tRNA(Asn)/Glu-tRNA(Gln) amidotransferase subunit GatA, with the protein product MELYSLTIHELHDLLKKGEVSSREITASVYDRIHEVNDKVRAYQFLTEDKAFAQAEHADKVISSGGNVPYLTGIPLAIKDNLCTEGVPTTCASKILYNFIPPYNANVINRLENEGYVHTGMTNMDEFAMGSSTENSAFQTTRNPWDIERVPGGSSGGSAAAVAADECIAALGSDTGGSIRQPAALCGVVGFKPTYGRVSRYGLIAFASSLDQIGPITKDVTDSAIMLKAISGHDSKDSTSVNQPVPDYLSVLGRDIKGMRLGIPREYFIGGLAPSIENSVKKALSVLEGLGAETVEISLPHTEYAVAVYYIIATAEASSNLARYDGAKYGYRAKDAVDLIDMYKKTRDEGFGSEVKRRIMLGTYVLSAGYYDAYYKKAQQVRTLIKGDFDKAFTQVDAILTPTSPTPAFKVGEKTQNPLEMYLSDIFTISVNLAGIPGISIPCGFTKEDLPVGLQILGRHFDEEKILQIAYSYEQATEWHKKRPEIG
- a CDS encoding aspartate 1-decarboxylase, producing MLRKMLRAKIHRATVTDANLSYEGSITIDEDLIEAAGILPYEQVMVSNLNNGERFETYVILGQRGSGQVCLNGPTARKALSGDKIVIFCYESYSEEELKTYKPKIIIVNEKNEIVSTDTKL